AAAACGTCAGCGAGTCGAGTGTTTTCGCCGCAATGAGCAAGGGTTATGGGTTTTACAATCTTACACAGCAGAGCATCAATCATTTCGACTCAATAGCGTGGATTTTGAGGAAACAATGACCACACTCTACGAAGATGTAGTTTTTGAATAATCAATTATTATAGGGTATTCGACGCAATATTTAGTAAACTATATAACTGATAAGCCTTGAAGGCTTCCTTACCAGACGGAAGCGTTGATGAAAGCAGGCACAATTGATTAAATAAAAAGTTATGGCGCTCATAGTTCAGAAATACGGTGGTACATCTGTCGGTTCAGTGGAACGTATTCAAGCTGTTGCACAGCGTATTTATAAAACTGTTAAAGCTGGAAACTCTATTGTCGTAGTAGTTTCGGCAATGGGAAAAACCACCGATGGACTCGTCAAACTAGCTACTGAAATTTCTCCAAATCCTAATCGCCGGGAAATGGATATGCTGCTTTCTACTGGCGAACAAGTAACCATTGCCTTACTGAGTATGGCTTTGCAGGAACTCGGACAACCCGCAATTTCCATGACTGGCGCTCAGGTAGGAATTGTTACCGAAGCTGAATACAGCCGCGCTCGAATTTTGCATATTGAAACTACTCGCCTTAGTCGCCACATAAATGAAGGGAAAGTAGTTGTAGTAGCTGGCTTCCAAGGTATCTCTAGCGCCGGAGAGATGGAAATTACGACTTTGGGTCGTGGTGGTTCTGACACCTCAGCAGTGGCGATCGCAGCCGCATTAAGAGCGAATTTTTGTGAAATTTATACAGATGTTCCAGGTATTCTCACTACAGATCCCCGCTTAGTTGCCGAAGCCCAGTTAATGGATGCCATCACCTGCGATGAAATGTTGGAATTAGCTAGTTTGGGCGCAAAAGTGCTGCATCCCCGTGCTGTGGAAATTGCCCGTAACTATGGTGTTCCCCTGGTAGTTAGGTCTAGTTGGACGGATCAGCCAGGTACTTGGGTGACATCAGCTAAACCCCAAGGGCGATCGCTAATCAATTTAGAAATTGCCCGTCCAGTAGATGCTGTAGAATTTGACACTGATCAAGCGAAGGTTGCTTTGTTGCGCGTACCCGATAAACCAGGCGTAGCAGCAAGATTATTTGGCGAAATCTCTCGGCAAAAAGTAGACGTAGATTTGATTATTCAATCAGTTCATGAAGGTAACAGCAATGACATTGCCTTTACTGTCACCACACCAATATTAAAACGGGCAGAAGCAGTAGCAACAGCGATCGCTCCAGCACTGAGGAGTCAATGTAACCCCAAGTTGGAAGAAGCCGAGGTAATGGTAGAACATAACATTGCCAAAGTCAGCATCGCAGGCGCGGGAATGATTGGCCGTCCTGGTGTTGCGGCAAAAATGTTCGCCACCTTAGCCGAAGCAGGCGTGAATATTCAAATGATTTCCACCAGCGAAGTGAAAGTAAGTTGTGTAGTCGATGCTGCTGAATGCGATCGCGCCGTCTTAGCACTCCGTACCGCTTTTGAGATTGAGGCAGGAGAGCAGGGAGCAGGGAGCAGGGGAGAATTTCTAACTCCTACTAACTCCTCGCTCTTAACTCCTCACTCTCCACCTCCCGTTCGCGGTGTTGCCCTCGATTTAAATCAAGCGCGTCTTGCTATTCGCCAATTACCAGATCGGCCAGGGATGGCAGCGAAGTTATTTGGATTATTAGCGCAACATAATATTAGCGTTGACATGATTATCCAATCTCAGCGCTGCCGGGTGATTGATGGTGTTCCCAGACGAGATATTGCTTTTACAGTCTCGCGGATCGATGGGGAAAATGCCAGAGAAATGCTCACCCAAGTAGCAGCAGAGTTAGGATGGGGTGAAGTTGTTTTAGATAGTGCGATCGCTAAAGTGAGTATTGTCGGTGCAGGGATGGTAGGACAACCAGGTATTGCCGCTAAAATGTTTGAAGCTTTAGCCCAACAACAAATCAACATTCAAATGATAGCCACCTCAGAAATCAAAATTAGTTGTGTTGTGGCACAAGAGCAAGGTGTTAAAGCTTTGCAGGCCATTCATGCAGC
This Nostoc sp. C052 DNA region includes the following protein-coding sequences:
- a CDS encoding aspartate kinase, translating into MALIVQKYGGTSVGSVERIQAVAQRIYKTVKAGNSIVVVVSAMGKTTDGLVKLATEISPNPNRREMDMLLSTGEQVTIALLSMALQELGQPAISMTGAQVGIVTEAEYSRARILHIETTRLSRHINEGKVVVVAGFQGISSAGEMEITTLGRGGSDTSAVAIAAALRANFCEIYTDVPGILTTDPRLVAEAQLMDAITCDEMLELASLGAKVLHPRAVEIARNYGVPLVVRSSWTDQPGTWVTSAKPQGRSLINLEIARPVDAVEFDTDQAKVALLRVPDKPGVAARLFGEISRQKVDVDLIIQSVHEGNSNDIAFTVTTPILKRAEAVATAIAPALRSQCNPKLEEAEVMVEHNIAKVSIAGAGMIGRPGVAAKMFATLAEAGVNIQMISTSEVKVSCVVDAAECDRAVLALRTAFEIEAGEQGAGSRGEFLTPTNSSLLTPHSPPPVRGVALDLNQARLAIRQLPDRPGMAAKLFGLLAQHNISVDMIIQSQRCRVIDGVPRRDIAFTVSRIDGENAREMLTQVAAELGWGEVVLDSAIAKVSIVGAGMVGQPGIAAKMFEALAQQQINIQMIATSEIKISCVVAQEQGVKALQAIHAAFELAGSEKFVVPA